CAGAGGGTGAGTCTGAGTTGATCACAGTGGGGGGCAGGGCAGCAGGCATGGCATTGAAATCTCAGCCGAAAGCTCACATCTTGAAATACATCCACAAGACAgaaagagctaactgggaatggccgGGCGTTTTTAGCCTCAAAGACCCCCACCCCAAAGTGATACACCTCCTCAAACTCCTTCCCACATAGTTCGACCCACTGGGGTCTAGGAGTTCAAACCAGCacaaacccttccttctttaAAGGGGATCTGTCACAGTGAGAAGAATAAACAGGAGAGAGAATGCCCAAGGCACTGTGTAATGGGAATCTctgtgatccatcctttcattacCAGAAGGAAAACAATCTTCAGAATTCAATATTAAATTTCTTTTGTAAGGAACAAGAAATCTGAAGACAAACGCAATGTATAGAGATTCCCATTTTGCTCTCTATTAAGAGACCTTGTCGTTATGAAGCAAAGGCAGCTTTGTCCTCGGTGGAAGAGTTTCTGCGGGGTCTACTCTGTCCTGGAAGGTTATCCGGTGCTGCCAGACAGTAATGTCTGGGACAGAAGTCTCAGAGTTTCTTCTGGAAGCAATCACGTCAGAGAGCTGGCCTCTTTCCAACTGCCAGCTGCTAATCCCAGCATCTCATGCATCCTGACTAAAGAAACAGGCCTCAGACATGGGAGGCCGAGGCGGGAAGATTGCTGTGAGgtcacagtgagtttgaggccatcctgggctatagtGTGATAccccatttcaaaacaaaacaaaacaaaacagaaacaagcaaccaaaaccaaaaccaatgcaACTACTGAgagcaagtgagggagggggagagagagagggagggagggagggagggagggagggagagagagagagagagagagagagagagagagagagagagagagaatcatgacAAACATGTCTTATGACTCACTATGTATCAGGCCTTATTTATCTGCAGGGCTCAGCACCCTGAATTTCCCCTAATACATTAACTTAAAGAGAACAGCAGCTTTGGGTGACCATTCAACGGATCAAGAAAGCTGAGGTTCAGTAGGATTCGGGACATTGAATCACATGCTCACACTATCCCACGCTCCCTcaagctcccctcccccaactacaTTAAGCAATGAGGGCTGGCTTTGTTTCAGTGAGTACGCGTACATCAGTTTTCAACTTCTTCCCAGGTGAGCTAAGGGGTAAGAAAGGGCTACCATTGCTCCTATGGTGGCCCTGGCAAGTGACAGTGGTTAGGAACAGAGCAGGATCCACTAAGTCCGAGCCACAGGGAGTACAGAACTCTTTTGCACATCCTAGGAGACAGGAGTCTGTTGACTCTGCCAGGAGCAAGGGGACTGGAAAGCAGAGGACACATTCCCATGGAGGTTGCCCTGCCCTGCCAGAATGCAAATGTCCTGGGTTCCTTCAGTTCTACTTATCAAAAAGAGTCTGTTCATCATGCCCGGCTCATTCATGGCTGGGCTCTAGTGCTATCCATTAACAAAGAGCTGAAATCCCTCCAACTGGTATTCCTAGGTGGCGAGGAGGATTTCTGATGTTAGTCCTGTTTCTAATCTATCACCAGAAGTGAGGTAGGAAAAATAAACAACATGGTCCAACCAGCAAGGTGGGTGGTACACTTGCCTTCCAGGTGCTGAGAAATCTTAGAGAAAAACGAATGGTGTAGGTAGCAAAGTCCTCACAAATTGAGATGCTCAGAGAAATTTAGCAAGAGTGGCAGATGGGATAGATGGATTCATTTAAGTCGAAGTCTATTAAGCAATTTTGGGGACATGTTTGAATGGAACATGTTGGTTTTTTCCTAGCTGCCTCCAGCTAGCTCCCAATGATGGTCCTAGTAGGACACAAGACGTTACACAGCTAAGCCACACCATCGACCCACATATGCTTACATTCACCCAAGGTTCTGCATGGTCCCCTTTTCTAGGCAAGACCAGACCTCAGCTTACTATAAGATCTTCCCAATTTCTAATATGCAGAGCAGATTCCGTTTTCTTGGTGACACATTTTTTCTGAACACTCTTAGCTCATTTCAACTTCCGCCAAGGAACTGGCCCTGCCGTGAAAGTCCATACCCTTGCCACACTGGTCTGGGGTCACTGTACACATGCCTAGCTTCCCTGAAGAGCTAAGCATGATCGTTCTCCAGCTGCAGCTCTGTGAAGACCAGGAtggatctccctctctctctgacccTGGGCAACCGGTCCATGAGAAACAATGTTATTTAAAAAGATGCATGGGTGAAGTAATGTCAGGTACAGCGCCTGGCTCATCTAAGATGTCAAGGTCTGAGAAATATTTCCCAAACCACAAGTATTTAAAGTAAGGTAATTCCTTACCCACTGGCACCTTAGTTAGGTAGCAATTCATCCAAACCTGAGAATTATCCATGTCCCATAGAGGCAGGCCCACTCGCGCACACACATCACAGCTGAAAACAAGCCTCCAGAGGTTCCTTCCCCGCCCCCATCCTAATGCAGGTTTTGAGGTTCATGGTGCTGAGTGCCAGGACATTCCAGCCCCACCAGAATACAGCCCAGAATTAAGCAACGCTTCAGTGTGGAGCAGAAGGGCTCCCGGGGACAGCAGTGGTAAGAATGGAAGGATGCTTCACAAATAGAAAAGTTATTGATTACGGGGGTAAGGGTGTCTTTACAGTTTAGGGAATTCCTAGTAAGCAAACAATTCTAAAGAGGTAACAGAAGGTTAAGGTCTCATTTACCAGCCCCTAGGGTCAGAAGAGACATCTCAAAGCGCCACGCGTCTACACACCTGGCAGTCAGGTTCTCCGGTGATGCGAAGTCCTCTGGCCAACCTGCTTGCTCTGTGCAAGTGCTGGGTCTGAGGGAGGGGCTTAGCATCACCCAAGAGCCTTGAGCTCGCTCAGTCTCTGGTGTGCGCGGAGCAAAGTCTCCGCAGTGGCTCTACCAGCTGGGACACACAACCATCGCACAGATCCCCGGGAACGCCAGAGACAAAATGATTTTGGAATTTTGCCTGCTATGAAACCAAGGATGGGATGATCACTCCCCTTGCCCCCACTCACCGGTTTCTCGGAGTTATGTCCatttcccctttgcttctgactCCTGAAGGCATCTGCGAAGAGACCGGATTCCAAGGCTCACCGAGAGAGGAGACAGGGTGAAGTGGATGGTAGCTGGGAGGTGTACTCTCTAGAGTCCCTGCTCTACCCTGAGGGATAAGGATGGAGGGGTGCAAAACAGCCGATTTCGTTCCCACTAAGCCTCCGGGATCCTTCTGGGACGTCGCATGGTGGGTGACTGGGACTCTGGGAGGAAGAGACTTGCAGCGAGCAAAACTTTCGGTCCTCCAGCGGCGACTGGACGAAAGAACCTGTGCTTCTTCCCGGGGTCGCGCCAGGGTTGCTGGCTGGACAGGGCGGCGGGGCGCAGCATCCTGGCGCGAGGCGACCCTGCCCGGCTGAACCGGCGGCGCACTCAGGCTCTGCTCTCAGCCTGCCGGACTCCGCGCTCTCCCGAGCCCCGCGCACACGGCGCCTCTCTGGCGCCCCCAGCGGCTGCACGCAGCACAGCAGGGCCGGGCAGGGCCGAGCGCGCCCCGCCTCCCGCCTCCTCCGccgccctcctccccctctcagAACACTCAATGTCGGAACGTTCCGAAGATGACGTCGGAGCGTTCTCGAATCCCGTGTCTCTCGGCTGCTGCTGCCGAAGGAACAGGGAAAAAGCAACAAGAAGGAACAGCAATGGCGACACTGCACCGCAAAGTGCCCAGTCCGGAGGCGTTTCTGGGCAAACCCTGGTCCTCCTGGATCGACGCCGCCAAATTACACTGCTCCGACAGTAAGAACCCCACCGCCTGTACCTCCTTTTATTATCCTGTAACCTTTCCATTCACCTAGAGCCACtgggaaaaagtgtgtgtgtgagagagagtggcCCCCGGCGTCCtccatgcttctctctctctctctaaataaatacacacagacacagaccatCAGAGCACAGAGAGGCCCGGCTGCCAGcaaagctgtctgtctgtctgtgcctggcTCTCCGGGGCAGGCAGCCTGCGGGGTGGGCTTTCGCAGCCCCACGGTGGTGTCTGTTTAAAAGGCGACTCTGTTGCTGCttgcatagttttttttttcctttccttttttggggGTACCTATCTGGGCCAGGTAGATGGAAAGCCAGACTCGGGAGAAAATGTTGCATTGTCAAATTTTGCAAGATTTTCAGATACAGTATTTAGATCGATCTGTTTGTCAATAAacactctccctccccccttgacTTTGGCATCCCCccttttttcctcattttcttttttccttttctttttcatctgcaGATGTAGATTTAGAAGAGGCTGGAAAAGAGGGTGGCAAAAGCAGGGAGGTTATGAGGCTTAATAAAGAAGGTAAGTGGAGCTCTTGGCATGTTAGTGTTAGCTTGTGTGGCAGAGTCTTCACAGGCTTTGGAATATAATGTGAATTGTTCTGTTGGGTACAGAGTGACTAAGGCTTGTCAGAAATTGAGCACGCCCAGGTGACTACTGCTTCACTGTTAACTTCCTTCTTCGAAGTATAAATacaacttggggggggggtctttcaGTGTGGGGGAGGCTGTGGAAGGCAGAAGTTTACTGCACTCCGCTGGAGTCCACATTGGTCTCTGCCATTCTCCTTGGAGCACCATTGGccaatggtggtggtggggtttgaAATCCCTGAGTGAGGAGGCATGGGGCTCCCTTCACAAGCATTCCAGCCTCCCTTGTATGTAAATTCACAAGTTTTAATGAACCCCACATGGTCGGTCATTCCGGCAGCTTCTCCACTCTCACTGAAAACCGTTGCACATGGCAAGCCTTGGCTGCAAGTAGCATTTTGTTACTTGTTGCTGGTCACGGTCACAGACTGTAGGCAGTGACCAGGGTTAGGGGTTATCAATATGTGCAGATCTTTGGCCTGCACTctgacccctccccccacaaatCTGTGCTTCCCAGCATGAAAATATGATACCTGAAAGGGGACACATTGAACAGACAATGACCCCAGATCTGGCATGTGAGTGAAGCCATTATGTCAGGCCTGGGCACACCATACACCTTTGGTTGTTGTAAATCAGTGATCCTTGTTTGCAAGCCTGCCATTGGTCACTCTGGCCTCTGGCTTCAAATGGAGCCACACTGGAGGACCTACTTTGTGCTTAAAGAAAGGATGGGTTCGTTTGAATTGTGATGCACTATCTGGAGTCTTGTATGGAGAACTGGCCGAAATTGGTGGTGGGAAGGAGTCATGGAGGGGCCAGAGGAATTGATGGGGGTTGTCAAAAAAGTTCAGACGTAACTTGACAGTAGGAGCATTTTCTCATCCGCGGCGAGTGGAGAAAAGCCATTCGAGTCTGCAGCCTAGTCCACTGGTGAAAGGGGGTGTTGCCCGCAGAGGTGGATGAGACCTGCTTGGAAAGTTGGGACTTGCGGACTCACACCAAGAATTGCCGATTTTCAGTGCCACACTATTTCCTGACCGTCCAGTAAGACGAATCGCTTGTGTTTCAGGAAAGAACGTGGACATTAAAACATTTACATCTTAACTCAAGGGCTGTTCTCCGGCACTGTGTTTCTGCTAATTAAGTactttgggaacaaaacattaTTCTAAAGATGTTTGCCTCTAAATATCTTAGCGTGATCTTGATGCGTGTGTTTAGGATCCTCGGGGGACTGGCGTCAAGCGGGCTTCTTACAAGTGGCAGCTTATTGGTGCTAAATGTTCATGTGTGTTGGCAATGGAAAGGGATCCCCAGTGGTCGCCTCTCTTCCCAGGAAACTCTTGAGGTCTTGAACCTTTTAGAGAGCTAAGCTCTCAGACCACCAGCACTGTATGCTAAAGTTGACTCAAGGCTGTGGCGTGCACAGGATTGGCACGTGGCAGGCCAGGGTGATGAGTTAGGACCATAACCCACAAAATTTATCTTCCTGCTGCCCCATCTATGTCAGACTGCTCTTGTTCTCAGGTTCTCTTTGCTGCACGAGCAAGGGAGAATGAAATGCTCTCCTTCTCTCAGAAATCATAGTCTtgcttcttctctcctctgtcctGTGAGGGTACAAGGATTTGCTTCGAATTGAATGCGTTTGCAGGAGGGACACCCTGTCGCTGTTCAGTGTCCCAAGCAGTTGGCTTATATAGCCAGGCATGGACTTAATCTCTTTGTTGTGGGCCTCGTGGAGTGGCCTTGGGTGACAATGAGGAATGAGAAGTTCCTGAGGTCTTCCTAGTGTAGGAACGCAGCTTTTCTTACAGAGAACATGTGTGTAGCAAGTGCATGCCCTTTGGTAAGAACTTAAGAGTTGGGCCGAGGCTCTGTGTCACAGTGTGGTCACATTGGGCCCCCTTGTTGGAGTAATCAAGTGGGAGGCCTTAGGGTGGGCAGATACTTGTGAAGGATGATTGCAGGACCCAGCGTAGCCCCTGTGGGACTCTGTGCATCTGTGTTTATGAACATACATGCCTGGCCATGGTGCTGTTGGCTAGAAGCAGGTCTTGAGGAGAAATATggtaataaaagaataaaagtttaGGGTTGCAATTGAGAAATGGCAGGACATACTGTTGCAGTGCCAAGTATATAACATAAAACCTACCATTGTAAGCTTTCCTGAGCACATAACCCAGTGGTATTAAGTATATTTACAGTGTCTTACAACTGTCACTAATCTTCATTTCCCGGCCTGTTTACCGTCTCAGCAGACGTAATCATATGTGCGATGATTTCCCATGTCCCCCAGCCCCTTGGTCCTGGCATCTTCCATTCCCTTTCTGCCTCTGGGAAGGTTCCTGTTCGAGATTCTTCAGGGAACCTGACTCCTCCCACGACGATATTTGCCCTTCGTGGGTTGAGCTTGTTTCTCTTAGCAGAGTGTTCACAGGGTTCATCCATGTTACATCGTGTATCAGTTCAGGCCTTTTCAAGGTAGAGTCATGCTCCTTTTGGCATCTACTACTCATCCATTGGGTGTGTGGGCCGTTTCTAccttttgactattgtgaatagtGCTTTTCTGAGCATCAATGTGGTACAATCATTTTTCAGACGGGAAGTGAGGCTGGAAATATGAAATTGGAGTCATTTTGCCTCCCGAGCTATCTCGCCACTGCTGGGGCAGATACTGCAGGCACTGGCAGACTTTTTGAGTAATCTGGTAGTTGACATCTCCTCCTGCATCCCTTCCTTTGCTTTGTCGCCTATGCTGAGGAGGTCCTGTTAGCTGGATGCTCTGAAGTTTCCGTGAAGAACCTTCCCATCAGCCTTCCTATCCCCTCTAAAATTATACTTACAGAGGATTCAGCAAAGGCATT
The nucleotide sequence above comes from Mus musculus strain C57BL/6J chromosome 12, GRCm38.p6 C57BL/6J. Encoded proteins:
- the Atxn7l1 gene encoding ataxin-7-like protein 1 isoform 2 (isoform 2 is encoded by transcript variant 2), with the protein product MTSERSRIPCLSAAAAEGTGKKQQEGTAMATLHRKVPSPEAFLGKPWSSWIDAAKLHCSDNVDLEEAGKEGGKSREVMRLNKEDMHLFGHYPAHDDFYLVVCSACNQVVKPQVFQSHCGRKQDSKRNASISWSGAESRQALEQRQV